The following are encoded together in the Salvia hispanica cultivar TCC Black 2014 chromosome 6, UniMelb_Shisp_WGS_1.0, whole genome shotgun sequence genome:
- the LOC125196515 gene encoding uncharacterized protein LOC125196515 isoform X2, with the protein MFTRGTKRAAISESAQFSESKRVTMGSPLDALKPDQSSPQLPLDAKRAESSKQHVRALNTQFASWVQAQLKNHPDELWEDGAQDYLNHAKSIMDKFTDVVNWLKANAAKGESPGELRCNDAQTKPTSDVEKSSPKLVLGKPGFPSFSSALSPSSGSWNFGNDAQSKPASGIDKSSQSLVWAKPGIPESSVATTPSLGISPPADAFNKNSSFSFGGASKPASGIDKNGQNLFSGKPGNPESSVATTPSFGNWPPGNAFNKNSPFSFGGNQLATGNSHAVPLSNATSDEDVEQPSSPSVKKSQEEGIVLVHEVKCKLYVKSSDPEDKGDWKDKGVGQLNIKCKEGISKGTKESKPVIVIRNDVGKLLLNASLYPGIKTSKQKNSVVAIFHTKADDDNNDAVIARTFLMRTKTEEDRDKLAAAIQEYAPAG; encoded by the exons ATGTTCACGAGAGGGACGAAGCGAGCAGCCATATCCGAATCCGCTCAATTC TCGGAGAGCAAGAGAGTAACAATGGGTTCGCCGCTTGATGCGCTCAAGCCGGATCAATCGAGCCCCCAGCTGCCGTTGGATGCAAAGAGGGCTGAATCATCAAAACAGCATGTGAGAGCTCTCAACACCCAGTTTGCAAG TTGGGTGCAAGCTCAGCTAAAAAACCATCCAGATGAGCTTTGGGAAGATGGAGCTCAGGACTACTTAAATCATGCTAAAAGCATCATG GACAAATTTACTGATGTTGTTAACTGGCTGAAAGCAAATGCTGCAAAAGGAGAGAGTCCAGGCGAGCTTCGGTGTAATGATGCTCAAACGAAACCCACATCAGATGTTGAAAAGAGCAGTCCTAAGTTAGTTTTGGGCAAACCGGGATTCCCTTCATTTTCTTCAGCTTTGTCACCAAGTTCtggtagttggaattttgggAATGACGCTCAATCTAAACCTGCATCTGGAATTGATAAAAGTAGTCAAAGCCTAGTTTGGGCCAAACCCGGGATTCCTGAATCTTCTGTAGCTACGACACCAAGCCTTGGAATCTCGCCTCCTGCAGATGCCTTTAATAAAAATTCCTCTTTCTCGTTTGGAG GTGCTTCTAAACCTGCATCTGGAATTGATAAAAATGGTCAAAACCTATTTTCGGGCAAACCTGGGAATCCTGAATCTTCTGTAGCTACAACACCAAGCTTCGGAAATTGGCCTCCTGGAAATGCCTTTAATAAAAATTCCCCTTTCTCGTTTGGAG GAAATCAGTTGGCCACTGGAAATTCACATGCAGTTCCACTAAGTAACGCAACTTCTG ATGAGGATGTTGAACAGCCTAGCAGTCCATCTGTAAAGAAAAGCCAAGAGGAAGGAATTGTTCTCGTGCATGAAGtaaaatgcaaactttatGTTAAG TCAAGTGATCCAGAAGACAAAGGTGACTGGAAAGATAAAGGCGTGGGTCAACTTAATATCAAATGCAAAGAAGGCATTAGTAAGGGCACCAAGGAATCCAAACCGGTCATTGTTATTCGTAATGAT GTGGGAAAGCTGCTGCTAAATGCTTCTTTATACCCGGGCATCAAAACAAGCAAGCAAAAAAATTCAGTAGTAGCAATATTTCATACTAAG GCTGATGATGATAACAATGATGCTGTCATTGCACGGACCTTTCTGATGAGAACGAAGACAGAGGAGGACAGGGATAAACTTGCAGCTGCAATTCAGGAATATGCTCCTGCAGGCTGA
- the LOC125196515 gene encoding uncharacterized protein LOC125196515 isoform X4 codes for MFTRGTKRAAISESAQFSESKRVTMGSPLDALKPDQSSPQLPLDAKRAESSKQHVRALNTQFASWVQAQLKNHPDELWEDGAQDYLNHAKSIMDKFTDVVNWLKANAAKGESPGELRCNDAQTKPTSDVEKSSPKLVLGKPGFPSFSSALSPSSGSWNFGNDAQSKPASGIDKSSQSLVWAKPGIPESSVATTPSLGISPPADAFNKNSSFSFGGNQLATGNSHAVPLSNATSGEADGDEDVEQPSSPSVKKSQEEGIVLVHEVKCKLYVKSSDPEDKGDWKDKGVGQLNIKCKEGISKGTKESKPVIVIRNDVGKLLLNASLYPGIKTSKQKNSVVAIFHTKADDDNNDAVIARTFLMRTKTEEDRDKLAAAIQEYAPAG; via the exons ATGTTCACGAGAGGGACGAAGCGAGCAGCCATATCCGAATCCGCTCAATTC TCGGAGAGCAAGAGAGTAACAATGGGTTCGCCGCTTGATGCGCTCAAGCCGGATCAATCGAGCCCCCAGCTGCCGTTGGATGCAAAGAGGGCTGAATCATCAAAACAGCATGTGAGAGCTCTCAACACCCAGTTTGCAAG TTGGGTGCAAGCTCAGCTAAAAAACCATCCAGATGAGCTTTGGGAAGATGGAGCTCAGGACTACTTAAATCATGCTAAAAGCATCATG GACAAATTTACTGATGTTGTTAACTGGCTGAAAGCAAATGCTGCAAAAGGAGAGAGTCCAGGCGAGCTTCGGTGTAATGATGCTCAAACGAAACCCACATCAGATGTTGAAAAGAGCAGTCCTAAGTTAGTTTTGGGCAAACCGGGATTCCCTTCATTTTCTTCAGCTTTGTCACCAAGTTCtggtagttggaattttgggAATGACGCTCAATCTAAACCTGCATCTGGAATTGATAAAAGTAGTCAAAGCCTAGTTTGGGCCAAACCCGGGATTCCTGAATCTTCTGTAGCTACGACACCAAGCCTTGGAATCTCGCCTCCTGCAGATGCCTTTAATAAAAATTCCTCTTTCTCGTTTGGAG GAAATCAGTTGGCCACTGGAAATTCACATGCAGTTCCACTAAGTAACGCAACTTCTGGTGAGGCTGATGGGG ATGAGGATGTTGAACAGCCTAGCAGTCCATCTGTAAAGAAAAGCCAAGAGGAAGGAATTGTTCTCGTGCATGAAGtaaaatgcaaactttatGTTAAG TCAAGTGATCCAGAAGACAAAGGTGACTGGAAAGATAAAGGCGTGGGTCAACTTAATATCAAATGCAAAGAAGGCATTAGTAAGGGCACCAAGGAATCCAAACCGGTCATTGTTATTCGTAATGAT GTGGGAAAGCTGCTGCTAAATGCTTCTTTATACCCGGGCATCAAAACAAGCAAGCAAAAAAATTCAGTAGTAGCAATATTTCATACTAAG GCTGATGATGATAACAATGATGCTGTCATTGCACGGACCTTTCTGATGAGAACGAAGACAGAGGAGGACAGGGATAAACTTGCAGCTGCAATTCAGGAATATGCTCCTGCAGGCTGA
- the LOC125196515 gene encoding uncharacterized protein LOC125196515 isoform X1, protein MFTRGTKRAAISESAQFSESKRVTMGSPLDALKPDQSSPQLPLDAKRAESSKQHVRALNTQFASWVQAQLKNHPDELWEDGAQDYLNHAKSIMDKFTDVVNWLKANAAKGESPGELRCNDAQTKPTSDVEKSSPKLVLGKPGFPSFSSALSPSSGSWNFGNDAQSKPASGIDKSSQSLVWAKPGIPESSVATTPSLGISPPADAFNKNSSFSFGGASKPASGIDKNGQNLFSGKPGNPESSVATTPSFGNWPPGNAFNKNSPFSFGGNQLATGNSHAVPLSNATSGEADGDEDVEQPSSPSVKKSQEEGIVLVHEVKCKLYVKSSDPEDKGDWKDKGVGQLNIKCKEGISKGTKESKPVIVIRNDVGKLLLNASLYPGIKTSKQKNSVVAIFHTKADDDNNDAVIARTFLMRTKTEEDRDKLAAAIQEYAPAG, encoded by the exons ATGTTCACGAGAGGGACGAAGCGAGCAGCCATATCCGAATCCGCTCAATTC TCGGAGAGCAAGAGAGTAACAATGGGTTCGCCGCTTGATGCGCTCAAGCCGGATCAATCGAGCCCCCAGCTGCCGTTGGATGCAAAGAGGGCTGAATCATCAAAACAGCATGTGAGAGCTCTCAACACCCAGTTTGCAAG TTGGGTGCAAGCTCAGCTAAAAAACCATCCAGATGAGCTTTGGGAAGATGGAGCTCAGGACTACTTAAATCATGCTAAAAGCATCATG GACAAATTTACTGATGTTGTTAACTGGCTGAAAGCAAATGCTGCAAAAGGAGAGAGTCCAGGCGAGCTTCGGTGTAATGATGCTCAAACGAAACCCACATCAGATGTTGAAAAGAGCAGTCCTAAGTTAGTTTTGGGCAAACCGGGATTCCCTTCATTTTCTTCAGCTTTGTCACCAAGTTCtggtagttggaattttgggAATGACGCTCAATCTAAACCTGCATCTGGAATTGATAAAAGTAGTCAAAGCCTAGTTTGGGCCAAACCCGGGATTCCTGAATCTTCTGTAGCTACGACACCAAGCCTTGGAATCTCGCCTCCTGCAGATGCCTTTAATAAAAATTCCTCTTTCTCGTTTGGAG GTGCTTCTAAACCTGCATCTGGAATTGATAAAAATGGTCAAAACCTATTTTCGGGCAAACCTGGGAATCCTGAATCTTCTGTAGCTACAACACCAAGCTTCGGAAATTGGCCTCCTGGAAATGCCTTTAATAAAAATTCCCCTTTCTCGTTTGGAG GAAATCAGTTGGCCACTGGAAATTCACATGCAGTTCCACTAAGTAACGCAACTTCTGGTGAGGCTGATGGGG ATGAGGATGTTGAACAGCCTAGCAGTCCATCTGTAAAGAAAAGCCAAGAGGAAGGAATTGTTCTCGTGCATGAAGtaaaatgcaaactttatGTTAAG TCAAGTGATCCAGAAGACAAAGGTGACTGGAAAGATAAAGGCGTGGGTCAACTTAATATCAAATGCAAAGAAGGCATTAGTAAGGGCACCAAGGAATCCAAACCGGTCATTGTTATTCGTAATGAT GTGGGAAAGCTGCTGCTAAATGCTTCTTTATACCCGGGCATCAAAACAAGCAAGCAAAAAAATTCAGTAGTAGCAATATTTCATACTAAG GCTGATGATGATAACAATGATGCTGTCATTGCACGGACCTTTCTGATGAGAACGAAGACAGAGGAGGACAGGGATAAACTTGCAGCTGCAATTCAGGAATATGCTCCTGCAGGCTGA
- the LOC125196515 gene encoding uncharacterized protein LOC125196515 isoform X3: MRSSRINRAPSCRWMQRGLNHQNSIWVQAQLKNHPDELWEDGAQDYLNHAKSIMDKFTDVVNWLKANAAKGESPGELRCNDAQTKPTSDVEKSSPKLVLGKPGFPSFSSALSPSSGSWNFGNDAQSKPASGIDKSSQSLVWAKPGIPESSVATTPSLGISPPADAFNKNSSFSFGGASKPASGIDKNGQNLFSGKPGNPESSVATTPSFGNWPPGNAFNKNSPFSFGGNQLATGNSHAVPLSNATSGEADGDEDVEQPSSPSVKKSQEEGIVLVHEVKCKLYVKSSDPEDKGDWKDKGVGQLNIKCKEGISKGTKESKPVIVIRNDVGKLLLNASLYPGIKTSKQKNSVVAIFHTKADDDNNDAVIARTFLMRTKTEEDRDKLAAAIQEYAPAG, translated from the exons ATGCGCTCAAGCCGGATCAATCGAGCCCCCAGCTGCCGTTGGATGCAAAGAGGGCTGAATCATCAAAACAGCAT TTGGGTGCAAGCTCAGCTAAAAAACCATCCAGATGAGCTTTGGGAAGATGGAGCTCAGGACTACTTAAATCATGCTAAAAGCATCATG GACAAATTTACTGATGTTGTTAACTGGCTGAAAGCAAATGCTGCAAAAGGAGAGAGTCCAGGCGAGCTTCGGTGTAATGATGCTCAAACGAAACCCACATCAGATGTTGAAAAGAGCAGTCCTAAGTTAGTTTTGGGCAAACCGGGATTCCCTTCATTTTCTTCAGCTTTGTCACCAAGTTCtggtagttggaattttgggAATGACGCTCAATCTAAACCTGCATCTGGAATTGATAAAAGTAGTCAAAGCCTAGTTTGGGCCAAACCCGGGATTCCTGAATCTTCTGTAGCTACGACACCAAGCCTTGGAATCTCGCCTCCTGCAGATGCCTTTAATAAAAATTCCTCTTTCTCGTTTGGAG GTGCTTCTAAACCTGCATCTGGAATTGATAAAAATGGTCAAAACCTATTTTCGGGCAAACCTGGGAATCCTGAATCTTCTGTAGCTACAACACCAAGCTTCGGAAATTGGCCTCCTGGAAATGCCTTTAATAAAAATTCCCCTTTCTCGTTTGGAG GAAATCAGTTGGCCACTGGAAATTCACATGCAGTTCCACTAAGTAACGCAACTTCTGGTGAGGCTGATGGGG ATGAGGATGTTGAACAGCCTAGCAGTCCATCTGTAAAGAAAAGCCAAGAGGAAGGAATTGTTCTCGTGCATGAAGtaaaatgcaaactttatGTTAAG TCAAGTGATCCAGAAGACAAAGGTGACTGGAAAGATAAAGGCGTGGGTCAACTTAATATCAAATGCAAAGAAGGCATTAGTAAGGGCACCAAGGAATCCAAACCGGTCATTGTTATTCGTAATGAT GTGGGAAAGCTGCTGCTAAATGCTTCTTTATACCCGGGCATCAAAACAAGCAAGCAAAAAAATTCAGTAGTAGCAATATTTCATACTAAG GCTGATGATGATAACAATGATGCTGTCATTGCACGGACCTTTCTGATGAGAACGAAGACAGAGGAGGACAGGGATAAACTTGCAGCTGCAATTCAGGAATATGCTCCTGCAGGCTGA
- the LOC125196515 gene encoding uncharacterized protein LOC125196515 isoform X5, whose product MFTRGTKRAAISESAQFSESKRVTMGSPLDALKPDQSSPQLPLDAKRAESSKQHVRALNTQFASWVQAQLKNHPDELWEDGAQDYLNHAKSIMDKFTDVVNWLKANAAKGESPGELRCNDAQTKPTSDVEKSSPKLVLGKPGFPSFSSALSPSSGSWNFGNDAQSKPASGIDKSSQSLVWAKPGIPESSVATTPSLGISPPADAFNKNSSFSFGGNQLATGNSHAVPLSNATSDEDVEQPSSPSVKKSQEEGIVLVHEVKCKLYVKSSDPEDKGDWKDKGVGQLNIKCKEGISKGTKESKPVIVIRNDVGKLLLNASLYPGIKTSKQKNSVVAIFHTKADDDNNDAVIARTFLMRTKTEEDRDKLAAAIQEYAPAG is encoded by the exons ATGTTCACGAGAGGGACGAAGCGAGCAGCCATATCCGAATCCGCTCAATTC TCGGAGAGCAAGAGAGTAACAATGGGTTCGCCGCTTGATGCGCTCAAGCCGGATCAATCGAGCCCCCAGCTGCCGTTGGATGCAAAGAGGGCTGAATCATCAAAACAGCATGTGAGAGCTCTCAACACCCAGTTTGCAAG TTGGGTGCAAGCTCAGCTAAAAAACCATCCAGATGAGCTTTGGGAAGATGGAGCTCAGGACTACTTAAATCATGCTAAAAGCATCATG GACAAATTTACTGATGTTGTTAACTGGCTGAAAGCAAATGCTGCAAAAGGAGAGAGTCCAGGCGAGCTTCGGTGTAATGATGCTCAAACGAAACCCACATCAGATGTTGAAAAGAGCAGTCCTAAGTTAGTTTTGGGCAAACCGGGATTCCCTTCATTTTCTTCAGCTTTGTCACCAAGTTCtggtagttggaattttgggAATGACGCTCAATCTAAACCTGCATCTGGAATTGATAAAAGTAGTCAAAGCCTAGTTTGGGCCAAACCCGGGATTCCTGAATCTTCTGTAGCTACGACACCAAGCCTTGGAATCTCGCCTCCTGCAGATGCCTTTAATAAAAATTCCTCTTTCTCGTTTGGAG GAAATCAGTTGGCCACTGGAAATTCACATGCAGTTCCACTAAGTAACGCAACTTCTG ATGAGGATGTTGAACAGCCTAGCAGTCCATCTGTAAAGAAAAGCCAAGAGGAAGGAATTGTTCTCGTGCATGAAGtaaaatgcaaactttatGTTAAG TCAAGTGATCCAGAAGACAAAGGTGACTGGAAAGATAAAGGCGTGGGTCAACTTAATATCAAATGCAAAGAAGGCATTAGTAAGGGCACCAAGGAATCCAAACCGGTCATTGTTATTCGTAATGAT GTGGGAAAGCTGCTGCTAAATGCTTCTTTATACCCGGGCATCAAAACAAGCAAGCAAAAAAATTCAGTAGTAGCAATATTTCATACTAAG GCTGATGATGATAACAATGATGCTGTCATTGCACGGACCTTTCTGATGAGAACGAAGACAGAGGAGGACAGGGATAAACTTGCAGCTGCAATTCAGGAATATGCTCCTGCAGGCTGA
- the LOC125197549 gene encoding UDP-galactose/UDP-glucose transporter 2-like, with product MKKEDQARSLLGISLTGRPTWQQFLICSSGFFFGYLVNGICEEYVYNRLNFSFGWYFTFVQGFVYLVLIYLQGFTTKQMVNPWRTYVKLSAVLMGSHGLTKGSLAYLNYPAQIMFKSTKVIPVMVMGAFIPGLRRKYPIHEYISAILLVIGLILFTLADANTSPNFNIIGIVMIVGALVMDSFLGNFQEAIFTTNPETTQMEMLFCSTVVGLPFLLAPMILTGELFRAWSSCYEHPYVYGVLVFEAMATFIGQVSVLSLIALFGAATTAMITTARKAVTLLLSYLIFTKPLTEQHGSGLILIAMGIVLKLVLDSKPMPHAARPDSAPTQGRFSGLKGSREDGEEEEDEDEEKRALV from the exons ATGAAGAAGGAGGATCAAGCCAGGTCTCTGCTGGGGATTTCTCTGACTGGCAGGCCCACGTGGCAGCAGTTCTTGATTTGCTCTTCTGGGTTCTTCTTCGGCTACCTCGTCAATGGAATTTGTGAG GAATATGTCTACAATCGCCTAAATTTCAG CTTTGGTTGGTATTTCACCTTTGTGCAAGGCTTTGTATATTTGGTGCTTATATACTTGCAGGGCTTCACCACCAAGCAAATGGTGAATCCGTGGAGAACGTATGTGAAGCTCTCGGCTGTGCTTATGGGTTCCCATGGATTAACGAAGGGCTCGTTGGCTTATCTTAATTACCCGGCTCAGATCATGTTTAAGTCCACCAAG GTGATCCCTGTTATGGTGATGGGTGCGTTTATCCCCGGGTTGAGAAGAAAGTATCCCATCCACGAGTATATCTCAGCTATCCTCCTTGTTATCGGCCTAATTCTCTTCACCTTAGCCGATGCCAACACTTCCCCCAACTTCAATATCATTGGGATCGTGATGATTGTGGGCGCTCTAGTCATGGACTCGTTTCTAGGGAACTTCCAGGAAGCAATCTTTACTACGAATCCCGAAACAACCCAG ATGGAGATGCTATTTTGCTCGACGGTCGTTGGCTTGCCTTTCCTATTGGCACCCATGATTTTGACTGGAGAGCTCTTCAGGGCATGGAGCTCTTGTTATGAG CATCCTTACGTCTACGGAGTGCTCGTGTTTGAAGCGATGGCTACGTTTATCGGCCAAGTCTCTGTTCTATCACTCATTGCCCTTTTTGGGGCTGCCACCACTGCTATGATAACCACAGCGCGAAAGGCCGTGACGTTGCTGCTGTCGTACCTGATCTTCACCAAGCCGCTGACTGAACAGCACGGCTCGGGGCTGATCCTGATCGCCATGGGCATCGTGCTGAAGCTCGTCCTCGACAGTAAACCCATGCCACACGCTGCTCGGCCGGATTCTGCCCCCACGCAGGGGCGATTCAGCGGGCTGAAGGGAAGTAGAGAAGAtggagaggaagaggaagatgaagatgaagagaaaaggGCACTGGTTTAG
- the LOC125193677 gene encoding uncharacterized protein LOC125193677 — MDDRLMKPIRAPLLLKDHLLEDMSSCSSNGFKSFPRRQCCTAVGFRRRQTRPRAKPPANPALSALQRAISAVKRLQFGAAEKMKKRSDLSLGSSFFLFWRRRPERKEIGSWKSFEQLMKEDEWRPPADRKSFTASEGGNSSSSDLPPQLKNDVVMTPEADSTTCSGGSSDNNSSTQTKKQWTSDQEKEQFSPVSVLDCPFDEEDEVSSPFQHRLALMEGTRKKLLKKIQRFECLAKLEPLNLTRRFESQLESDTESSTFLDEEEVEEESDDEKEDDEALELLDQVKTIMPSYGLKFEADKLMLDFFRERMSNDQRGESLSDHNALVEISRGWMDGHDPLGLFMEWEVEKNRKAYVEDMEHGGEWKRLDQEYKEVVLELGIEVCDALLNEVLLEIMN; from the exons ATGGATGATCGATTGATGAAGCCAATTAGGGCGCCGCTGCTGCTCAAGGACCATCTGCTCGAAGACATGAGCTCATGCTCATCCAACGGCTTCAAATCGTTCCCTCGCCGCCAATGCTGCACCGCCGTCGGATTCCGTCGCCGCCAGACTAGACCTCGCGCCAAACCGCCGGCGAATCCGGCGCTCTCGGCTCTCCAGAGAGCGATCAGCGCCGTGAAACGCCTCCAGTTCGGCGCCgcggagaagatgaagaagaggagCGATCTCAGCCTCGGCAGCTCGTTTTTTCTGTTCTGGAGGAGGAGGCCGGAGAGGAAGGAGATCGGATCGTGGAAATCGTTTGAGCAGCTGATGAAGGAGGACGAATGGCGGCCGCCGGCGGATCGTAAAAGTTTCACTGCGTCGGAAGGCGGGAATTCCTCCTCTTCAGATTTGCCGCCACAGCTCAAAAACGACGTCGTTATGACGCCTGAGGCCGATTCAACTACGTGCAGTGGCGGAAGCTCAGATAACAACTCTTCTACCCAAACAAAG AAGCAATGGACAAGTGATCAAGAGAAGGAGCAGTTCAGTCCTGTGTCTGTGCTGGACTGTCCATTTGATGAGGAAGATGAAGTTTCTTCGCCTTTCCAACATCGGCTTGCTCTTATGGAAG GAACAAGGAAGAAACTCCTGAAGAAGATTCAAAGGTTCGAGTGTCTAGCGAAGCTCGAGCCCTTAAACCTAACTAGACGATTTGAATCACAACTAGAATCCGATACTGAATCATCCACCTTCCTAGACgaagaagaagtagaagaagaaagtgaTGATGAAAAAGAAGACGACGAGGCACTCGAATTGCTTGATCAAGTGAAGACCATCATGCCATCTTATGGCCTGAAATTCGAGGCAGATAAGTTGATGTTAGATTTCTTCAGAGAAAGGATGTCCAATGATCAACGAGGCGAATCCTTGTCTGATCATAACGCGTTAGTAGAGATTTCCCGAGGGTGGATGGACGGGCATGACCCCCTCGGGTTGTTCATGGAATGGGAGGTGGAGAAGAATAGGAAAGCTTATGTTGAAGACATGGAGCATGGTGGAGAATGGAAGAGATTGGATCAAGAATATAAGGAGGTGGTTTTGGAGTTGGGAATTGAGGTGTGTGATGCCCTATTGAATGAGGTGTTGCTAGAGATCATGAATTAG